A window from Sphingobacterium hotanense encodes these proteins:
- a CDS encoding DUF3078 domain-containing protein codes for MNLLKLVSLSFATVFTLNASAQEATVPAADTTKTWTIKGENAFLINQSSFSNWAAGGINSLAGNLIFNYDFNYKKDKWSWDNKVLAAYGQTFQKETDWRKNDDRFAINSLLGYQAAEKWLYTFFLNFNTQFANGYEYDGKNIVDTISKSFAPAYLSFGPGIAYKASDNFRVNLSPAAARFIIVGDKSLRPLYSVDVDKWSRNEFGASLDAYYKVKLMENIALENILKLYSNYLQDPQNVDVDYTANLSMQVNKLISVNAAAQLIYDDNIDVPKSDGTKGPGLQVRQVLGAGVTYKF; via the coding sequence ATGAATCTACTAAAACTCGTAAGCCTATCATTTGCGACTGTATTTACGTTAAATGCTTCTGCACAAGAAGCAACAGTACCCGCAGCTGATACCACTAAAACTTGGACAATTAAAGGTGAAAACGCCTTTCTAATCAACCAGAGCTCCTTTTCTAATTGGGCAGCCGGCGGTATCAACTCGCTTGCAGGAAATCTAATCTTCAACTACGATTTTAACTATAAAAAAGATAAATGGTCTTGGGACAACAAAGTCTTAGCGGCCTATGGACAAACTTTCCAGAAGGAAACAGATTGGCGCAAAAACGATGACCGCTTCGCTATCAATAGCCTTTTAGGATACCAAGCTGCCGAGAAATGGTTATACACGTTTTTCTTAAACTTCAATACACAGTTTGCAAACGGATATGAATACGACGGCAAAAATATCGTCGACACGATCTCCAAATCCTTCGCACCAGCCTACCTAAGTTTCGGACCGGGTATCGCTTACAAAGCTTCTGACAACTTCCGCGTCAACCTCTCTCCTGCCGCTGCTCGTTTTATTATTGTCGGTGATAAGAGCCTACGTCCGCTTTACTCTGTCGATGTAGATAAATGGTCAAGAAATGAGTTCGGTGCTTCGCTTGACGCTTACTATAAAGTCAAGTTGATGGAAAACATCGCGCTAGAAAACATATTAAAACTATATTCTAACTACTTACAGGATCCTCAGAATGTCGATGTGGATTATACGGCGAACCTTTCGATGCAAGTCAATAAACTAATTTCAGTAAATGCAGCTGCCCAATTAATTTACGACGATAACATTGACGTGCCAAAAAGTGACGGAACTAAAGGCCCAGGTCTTCAAGTACGTCAAGTTTTAGGCGCTGGAGTAACTTATAAATTTTAG
- a CDS encoding YceI family protein: MKTILTFVASLLFITNAAFAQVKWSVDPAHTNARFEVKHLGIAFVDGSFNTLSGAAETSDSSNFNQAKISFEIDVNSIDTRVDARDEHLKSDDFFNAAQYPKMTLTNGVLTKGKKGQFVLKGDLTIRDVTKPVEFQVTQNNGIITDPWGKTRAGFTATTTINRMDYNIKYNDKLPSGVQAVASDVKIIVNTELVKN, translated from the coding sequence ATGAAAACAATTTTAACATTCGTTGCCTCATTACTTTTCATCACTAATGCGGCGTTTGCACAAGTAAAATGGTCGGTGGACCCGGCACACACTAATGCGAGATTTGAAGTAAAACACCTGGGTATAGCATTCGTCGATGGTTCGTTCAATACGCTCTCAGGAGCAGCTGAAACAAGCGATAGTAGCAATTTCAACCAAGCGAAAATCTCGTTCGAAATTGATGTAAACAGCATTGATACCCGCGTAGACGCTAGAGATGAGCACTTAAAAAGCGACGACTTTTTCAATGCTGCGCAATATCCGAAAATGACGTTAACAAATGGCGTCTTGACAAAAGGTAAAAAAGGTCAATTCGTGTTAAAAGGAGACTTGACAATTCGTGACGTAACGAAACCTGTAGAATTTCAAGTAACACAAAACAACGGAATTATCACCGATCCATGGGGAAAAACACGTGCTGGCTTTACAGCAACAACAACCATAAACCGTATGGATTATAATATAAAATACAATGACAAGTTACCTTCAGGCGTACAAGCTGTAGCCTCTGACGTGAAAATCATTGTAAATACTGAATTAGTAAAGAACTAA
- a CDS encoding carboxymuconolactone decarboxylase family protein, giving the protein MKARMNIAELEPSGYKRVLTLENYIQASDLDKTHLELIKIRASQINGCAFCINMHTKDAMAQGETAQRIFLLNAWRETNIFTPEERTILAMTEEVTKIHEAGLTEDTYQAAKTLFNENYIAQIILAIATINVWNRIAITSHTQPEL; this is encoded by the coding sequence ATGAAAGCAAGAATGAACATCGCTGAATTGGAACCTAGCGGTTACAAACGCGTCCTTACATTAGAAAATTATATACAGGCTTCTGATCTGGATAAAACCCATCTCGAACTGATCAAAATCCGCGCCTCTCAGATCAATGGTTGTGCGTTTTGTATCAATATGCATACGAAGGACGCCATGGCACAGGGAGAAACAGCTCAGCGTATCTTCCTACTTAATGCTTGGCGAGAAACGAATATATTTACTCCGGAAGAGCGCACGATACTCGCAATGACCGAAGAGGTGACCAAAATCCATGAAGCTGGATTAACAGAAGACACCTATCAAGCTGCTAAAACACTATTTAACGAAAACTATATCGCGCAAATTATCTTAGCGATCGCCACCATCAATGTCTGGAATCGAATTGCCATTACGAGCCACACGCAACCGGAATTGTAG
- a CDS encoding Crp/Fnr family transcriptional regulator has protein sequence MLNSFRQHIQKYQKISDEQFEAILSYFEVHSLKKKEMIQEVGQTQLYNYFVLDGCLRMYTLHEKGQEITTDFALESWWLCDQKAYLGKIETDCYIQAVENSRILRISRDKEQLLIKEQPYMQIHFLQIYQKAFAAAQFRNKLFKLYSKEEIFIQFNNNFPDFVQRVPQYLIASYLGLTPEYLSEIRKKIFS, from the coding sequence ATGCTAAACTCTTTTCGCCAACATATTCAAAAATATCAAAAGATAAGCGACGAACAATTCGAAGCGATCCTATCATATTTTGAAGTCCATTCACTCAAGAAGAAAGAGATGATTCAAGAGGTGGGACAAACGCAGCTTTACAATTATTTCGTGCTTGATGGTTGCCTTCGCATGTACACCTTGCACGAAAAAGGGCAAGAAATCACGACAGACTTTGCCTTGGAATCATGGTGGCTCTGTGATCAGAAAGCATATCTAGGAAAGATAGAAACAGACTGTTATATTCAAGCAGTAGAAAACAGTAGAATATTAAGAATTAGTAGAGATAAAGAGCAATTATTAATTAAAGAACAGCCTTATATGCAAATACACTTCCTTCAGATCTATCAGAAAGCTTTTGCTGCAGCGCAGTTCAGAAACAAACTATTTAAACTGTACTCCAAGGAAGAAATATTCATACAATTCAATAATAATTTCCCTGATTTTGTACAGCGCGTACCACAATATCTCATCGCTTCCTATTTAGGTCTTACCCCAGAATACCTGAGCGAAATTCGAAAAAAGATATTTTCTTAA
- a CDS encoding antibiotic biosynthesis monooxygenase, translated as MKTITRIWHGITRKEDADIYLNYLTSTGMKDYRSTKGNLSAKVLRRIDHDICHFMTVTEWESTSSIQEFAGEHFQRARYYPEDKKYLLEFEEFVTHFETYDFE; from the coding sequence ATGAAGACAATCACAAGAATATGGCATGGTATAACACGGAAAGAAGACGCTGATATCTACCTAAATTACTTAACCAGCACGGGCATGAAGGATTACCGCAGCACGAAAGGAAACCTTTCTGCAAAAGTCCTACGTCGAATCGATCATGACATCTGCCATTTTATGACCGTTACGGAATGGGAATCCACAAGCAGCATACAAGAGTTTGCCGGAGAACATTTTCAACGCGCTAGATATTATCCGGAAGACAAAAAGTATCTTTTAGAATTTGAGGAATTCGTAACACACTTCGAGACCTACGATTTCGAATAA
- a CDS encoding aminotransferase class IV, translated as MPIQYINFNGSLVPEDMAVLSVDNRAFRYGDGLFETMLWKDGDIRFLDFHIERLQEGLSLLQFEDTGVFDTFFVRNKTEELIRKNNMMGQTLRVRLIVFRMGAGTYGPESNKAGYVLQVERKQDILRDKKLGLIVDLYTDFKKPYSELSKLKSNNALVYVMAGNFRKKHAFDEVFILNQEGNLCEALTSNIFIYYNKVLYTPALTEGCIAGVMRRVVMDIALSEGIEVVEAEIKPDIMKVADEIFCTNATQGIQWVMGYKQKRYFNKISRVFQDRLAAWTYDIEE; from the coding sequence ATGCCAATACAATATATAAACTTTAATGGCAGTTTAGTGCCGGAGGATATGGCTGTATTAAGCGTTGACAACCGCGCTTTTCGATACGGTGATGGATTGTTTGAGACGATGTTATGGAAAGATGGCGATATACGCTTTTTAGACTTCCATATTGAGCGCTTACAAGAGGGCTTGTCTCTACTGCAATTTGAAGATACAGGTGTATTTGATACCTTTTTTGTTCGCAACAAGACGGAAGAGCTGATTCGAAAGAATAACATGATGGGGCAGACGCTTCGCGTTCGTTTGATCGTTTTTAGAATGGGTGCCGGAACTTATGGTCCGGAGTCGAATAAAGCAGGCTACGTATTACAGGTGGAAAGGAAACAGGACATTCTGCGCGATAAGAAGTTGGGCTTAATCGTTGATTTATATACGGATTTCAAAAAGCCTTATAGTGAGCTATCTAAATTGAAGTCGAATAATGCTTTGGTTTATGTAATGGCTGGTAATTTTCGGAAGAAACACGCATTCGACGAAGTATTTATCCTGAATCAGGAAGGCAATCTCTGTGAAGCTTTGACGTCCAATATATTCATTTATTATAATAAGGTATTATATACTCCCGCGCTGACCGAAGGCTGCATTGCCGGTGTGATGCGTCGCGTCGTAATGGATATCGCGCTATCTGAAGGCATTGAAGTGGTAGAGGCCGAGATTAAGCCTGATATCATGAAAGTGGCGGACGAGATATTCTGCACAAATGCCACTCAAGGAATACAATGGGTTATGGGTTACAAGCAAAAGCGTTACTTTAACAAGATTTCCAGAGTGTTTCAGGATCGCTTAGCGGCATGGACCTATGATATCGAAGAATAA
- a CDS encoding BamA/TamA family outer membrane protein, translated as MRVFLITCFLIFISLTTNAQQIEIQDTISNKEQKDTVRNTEELYDIVDLFKDIIPSKKPKDQKPKKRSPISYLPNINYNPSIGAQIGVKAVGGKVLGNQPNTQMSIAAAALSYTTRGIIVGYLIHDIYTPSNKWNIKGNVMVAKAVGLDYGLGMGTALDNPTEEELIINNPDRQRFVNKFTAYTINERIYKQLFPGAFVGAGVFFELKRGLETIGSAENMSPTEIYSRWNNFNPVDINNNGLMLNMQYTTRDNPNSAHKGMYVDVVLRMNQEWMGSEHNAYQLQTDFRKYWQLSSSRPNHVLAFWNFGSYKLGGKLPYVDLPGTSKDPYARSGRGYTMGYFKGLSYFYSELEYRYPILRNQFLSGVVFANVQSTNDQMGTKLFQQWQPAAGAGLRLLFNKATRTNLCIDYAFGKFGQRGLFLGLNDAF; from the coding sequence ATGCGCGTATTCCTAATCACCTGCTTCCTCATTTTTATTTCCCTAACGACGAACGCCCAACAGATTGAAATTCAAGATACCATAAGCAATAAGGAACAAAAAGATACCGTCCGCAACACCGAGGAGCTCTACGATATTGTGGATCTGTTCAAAGATATTATTCCTTCGAAAAAACCTAAGGATCAAAAACCAAAGAAAAGATCACCGATTTCTTATTTGCCAAACATTAACTACAACCCATCTATTGGGGCACAGATTGGCGTTAAAGCCGTTGGCGGAAAAGTCCTAGGAAACCAACCAAATACCCAAATGTCGATTGCTGCGGCAGCACTTAGCTATACGACAAGAGGAATTATAGTTGGCTATCTAATTCATGATATTTATACGCCATCTAACAAATGGAATATTAAAGGAAATGTCATGGTCGCTAAAGCTGTAGGTCTTGATTATGGTTTAGGAATGGGAACAGCGCTCGACAACCCGACTGAAGAAGAATTGATAATCAATAATCCCGACAGACAGCGATTCGTCAATAAGTTCACTGCCTACACGATCAATGAACGTATCTACAAACAATTATTCCCCGGTGCATTTGTTGGTGCCGGCGTTTTCTTTGAACTAAAAAGAGGATTGGAAACAATCGGCAGCGCTGAGAACATGTCGCCTACTGAAATATATAGCCGCTGGAACAATTTTAACCCTGTAGATATAAATAATAACGGTTTAATGCTCAATATGCAGTACACCACACGTGACAATCCTAATAGCGCACATAAAGGCATGTATGTGGATGTTGTATTGCGCATGAACCAAGAATGGATGGGCAGCGAGCATAATGCCTATCAATTGCAGACAGATTTCCGTAAATATTGGCAATTGTCGTCTAGCAGACCCAATCATGTCTTAGCTTTCTGGAATTTCGGATCTTATAAACTCGGTGGAAAACTTCCTTATGTAGATCTCCCTGGAACAAGCAAAGATCCCTACGCTAGAAGCGGGCGCGGCTATACAATGGGTTATTTCAAGGGACTTTCCTATTTCTACTCCGAATTAGAGTATCGATATCCTATTTTACGAAATCAATTCCTGAGTGGCGTTGTCTTTGCCAATGTACAAAGCACGAATGACCAGATGGGAACAAAATTATTCCAACAGTGGCAGCCGGCAGCAGGTGCAGGTCTTCGTCTGTTATTTAACAAAGCAACCCGCACAAACTTATGCATCGACTATGCTTTCGGTAAATTTGGACAAAGAGGCCTCTTCTTAGGCTTGAATGATGCTTTCTAA
- a CDS encoding ABC1 kinase family protein encodes MKILSKHGFDEIISRSNLDRILPDSFLFWNNHARKIFEDDFNTRIRSAIEELGPTFIKLGQLLSNRPDIIPKDLQEELIKLQDDVMLSEIDLRAVLEEELEIDVDAHFSELELKPIASASIAQVYKARLINGQDVVLKVKRAGIDEIIRADLDFIKDLVQLLQRKYEVIYKMNLYQIVLSFESSLLNELSFTNELNNIERFRRNFAGNKDVYVPKVHRKYSTDRILCLEFIDGVKVNDLEGFHSYGLYTKSVLQNVLDLYLEQVLMHGFFHADPHPGNVLINRRGQVVFLDFGAMGFMIPEDRNIIEAMVLDFLANDAKSLIKNIKKLAVIHHIEDERRLERDAYEIFEMIKQNALDDIDISVMLQKLNIVLQSNHILLPDFVYILLRGVSILEGTGRQLDADLNVPESIEPFAKKIAQDKLSADYLIQQLKEKAKFAKDVLTEVPVDLLELLDKVKNDKVTLNHKMQDFDNLQLILHRMGNKFLLSILAMTFGVGASILAHGRVGYLLWGIPVLSWIGFIASFIICFALLNHLYKSK; translated from the coding sequence TTGAAGATTTTGTCAAAACATGGATTCGATGAGATTATATCAAGGTCTAATTTGGATCGTATCCTTCCCGATAGCTTTCTTTTTTGGAATAATCATGCTCGCAAAATCTTCGAAGATGATTTTAACACGCGTATTCGCAGTGCAATTGAGGAATTAGGGCCAACATTTATTAAGTTAGGGCAACTGCTGAGTAATCGTCCTGACATAATCCCTAAGGATTTGCAGGAAGAGCTTATCAAGCTTCAGGATGATGTGATGTTGAGTGAGATTGATTTGCGTGCGGTCTTGGAAGAGGAATTGGAGATTGATGTTGACGCTCACTTTTCAGAATTAGAGTTGAAACCTATCGCGTCAGCTTCAATTGCTCAGGTTTATAAAGCAAGGCTCATCAATGGGCAGGATGTGGTGTTGAAAGTTAAGCGAGCAGGTATTGATGAGATTATTCGTGCGGATTTAGATTTTATTAAAGATCTAGTGCAGCTTTTGCAGCGGAAGTATGAAGTGATCTACAAGATGAACCTATATCAGATCGTACTTTCATTTGAAAGTTCCTTGTTGAATGAGCTGTCATTCACGAATGAACTGAACAACATTGAACGATTTAGAAGGAATTTTGCCGGAAATAAGGATGTATATGTGCCGAAAGTGCATCGGAAATACAGTACTGACCGTATCCTCTGTCTGGAGTTTATCGATGGGGTCAAGGTGAACGATTTAGAAGGGTTCCATTCTTATGGATTGTACACAAAGTCTGTTCTGCAAAATGTATTGGATCTTTATTTAGAGCAGGTATTGATGCATGGCTTCTTCCATGCGGACCCGCATCCAGGGAATGTATTGATTAATCGAAGGGGGCAAGTTGTGTTCCTTGATTTCGGTGCGATGGGATTTATGATTCCGGAGGATCGCAATATCATCGAAGCGATGGTGCTCGATTTTCTGGCAAACGATGCTAAGAGTTTAATTAAAAATATTAAAAAGCTTGCTGTAATTCATCATATTGAAGACGAACGAAGGCTCGAAAGGGATGCTTATGAGATATTCGAGATGATTAAGCAGAATGCGTTGGATGATATTGATATCTCTGTCATGTTGCAAAAGCTGAATATTGTTTTACAGAGCAACCACATATTGCTTCCTGATTTTGTTTATATCTTACTACGTGGCGTTTCCATCTTAGAAGGTACAGGTAGACAACTAGACGCGGACCTTAATGTTCCGGAGAGTATTGAGCCCTTTGCGAAAAAGATAGCGCAGGATAAATTGTCTGCGGATTATCTGATCCAGCAGCTAAAAGAGAAAGCTAAGTTTGCAAAGGATGTGTTAACGGAAGTTCCGGTGGATCTTTTGGAACTATTGGATAAAGTGAAGAATGATAAGGTGACTTTAAACCACAAGATGCAGGATTTTGATAATCTTCAGCTGATTCTTCATCGCATGGGGAATAAGTTTTTGCTGTCTATTCTTGCTATGACCTTTGGAGTCGGCGCTAGTATCTTGGCGCACGGGCGAGTGGGATATCTACTTTGGGGAATCCCTGTTTTATCCTGGATTGGCTTTATAGCTAGCTTTATTATTTGTTTCGCATTATTAAACCATCTCTATAAAAGTAAATAA
- a CDS encoding TonB-dependent receptor: MFVFSKKSQLPFLALTLAAYNSVAQTTTPDTSLSEIAPIEIKAHFNSQAMLDLTSSARVVSKRLLESQNTNTILSAVNSTPGVRMEERSPGSYRLALRGSMIRSPFGVRNTKVYLDEIPFTDASGNTYLNIVDPVGINHIQIIKGPDGSLYGPNTGGVLRIIPNGLAPQKSNDKSLLLSAGSYGLFQQQLNIKQQVNEKYSFAFSQAFTRSDGYRTQSGMNKKFFQTAHQWNYNEKGQLKFLGLYADLGYETPGGLTEAQYLEDPRQARPAGGPFPSAVDQKAAIYNKTTIGGITHSYQFNKNLRHVIALFGSYTDFKNPFVTNYETRIEKNLGIRTYFSYEDHDIENLQWEMQLGAEGQKGWYDIKNYENHFGEKGTLNYDDHLENFQHFYFYRLRAKIAQRFIAEGSIGLNLNNIDFKQQALNASAIQGSKGFKNSWMPRLGLSYLILPEFALRASISKGYSTPTISEVRSSDNQINQNLNPEDGVNYEGGIRYETKNRRFIADLAAYQFNMKNGIIRQLNAEGAEYFTNAGAMTQKGVEASVLGQIISPDQNFFVRSLILSSNLTFQDYQFRDYKVDDKDYSGNAVTSIPKWIWVNTLALELPKRFEINIFHNHTSSIPLNDANSFYAKKYHLVQAKLAWTTGLMSRYKLQLFVGVDNLLNEKYSLGNDINAMGNRFYNAAADRNYYGGIKLMM; the protein is encoded by the coding sequence ATGTTTGTATTTTCGAAAAAATCACAGTTACCTTTCCTTGCCCTTACCTTAGCTGCTTATAATAGCGTCGCACAAACAACCACTCCGGATACCAGCTTATCCGAAATAGCGCCTATTGAGATTAAAGCGCATTTCAATTCCCAAGCGATGCTTGATCTAACGAGCTCAGCAAGGGTGGTCAGCAAACGCCTCCTTGAATCTCAAAATACGAATACCATACTGAGTGCAGTGAACAGCACCCCAGGGGTACGTATGGAAGAACGATCTCCGGGAAGCTATCGCTTAGCGCTTCGTGGCAGCATGATTCGCTCACCGTTTGGAGTAAGAAACACCAAGGTATATTTGGACGAAATCCCTTTTACAGATGCCAGCGGAAATACTTACTTAAATATTGTCGATCCGGTAGGGATCAATCATATCCAGATAATAAAGGGTCCCGATGGATCCCTGTATGGCCCAAATACCGGTGGTGTACTTCGGATTATTCCAAACGGATTAGCGCCTCAAAAATCAAACGACAAATCCCTGCTTCTTAGCGCTGGCTCTTACGGACTATTTCAGCAACAATTAAATATAAAGCAGCAGGTTAACGAAAAATACAGCTTCGCTTTTAGCCAAGCCTTTACCCGTTCTGATGGCTATCGAACCCAAAGTGGAATGAATAAAAAATTCTTCCAGACCGCGCATCAATGGAACTACAACGAGAAAGGCCAGCTTAAGTTTTTAGGCCTTTATGCCGATCTTGGCTACGAAACACCGGGTGGATTAACGGAAGCACAATATTTGGAGGATCCAAGGCAGGCTAGACCAGCGGGGGGACCATTTCCAAGTGCTGTGGACCAAAAAGCAGCCATTTACAATAAAACTACAATTGGTGGAATTACACATAGCTATCAATTCAATAAAAACTTACGGCATGTAATTGCCTTATTTGGAAGCTACACAGATTTCAAAAATCCTTTCGTGACGAACTACGAAACACGTATTGAAAAGAATCTTGGCATCCGAACATACTTCTCCTACGAGGACCATGACATCGAAAACTTGCAGTGGGAAATGCAATTGGGAGCGGAAGGACAAAAAGGCTGGTACGACATCAAGAACTACGAAAACCATTTCGGTGAAAAGGGAACCTTAAACTATGACGACCACTTAGAAAATTTCCAGCATTTTTATTTCTACCGTCTAAGAGCGAAAATTGCTCAACGATTCATCGCCGAGGGATCCATAGGCTTGAACCTAAATAATATTGATTTTAAACAACAAGCGCTAAATGCGAGTGCAATTCAGGGGTCTAAAGGCTTCAAAAATAGCTGGATGCCGAGGCTAGGACTCTCCTATTTAATTTTACCAGAATTCGCCCTGCGTGCATCCATATCAAAGGGCTATTCAACGCCGACCATATCGGAGGTTAGATCTTCTGACAATCAAATCAACCAGAACCTTAACCCCGAAGATGGAGTCAACTACGAAGGGGGAATCCGTTATGAAACGAAAAACCGTCGCTTTATTGCTGATCTAGCTGCTTATCAGTTCAACATGAAAAATGGAATCATTAGGCAGTTGAATGCAGAAGGAGCCGAATATTTTACGAACGCAGGAGCAATGACGCAGAAAGGTGTGGAAGCGAGTGTTTTGGGACAAATCATCAGCCCCGATCAAAACTTCTTTGTGCGCAGTCTGATATTATCGTCCAATCTCACCTTCCAGGATTATCAGTTTAGAGATTACAAAGTAGATGATAAGGACTATTCAGGCAATGCAGTAACATCTATTCCCAAGTGGATTTGGGTAAACACCCTAGCATTAGAACTACCTAAAAGATTTGAAATCAACATATTTCATAACCACACCTCATCAATTCCTTTAAACGACGCGAACAGCTTCTATGCTAAGAAATATCATCTCGTACAGGCGAAGTTAGCATGGACAACCGGCTTGATGAGCAGATATAAACTGCAGTTATTTGTCGGTGTAGATAACCTGTTGAATGAAAAATACAGCTTAGGGAATGACATAAATGCAATGGGAAATCGTTTTTATAATGCTGCAGCCGATCGGAATTACTATGGCGGAATCAAGCTTATGATGTAA
- a CDS encoding RluA family pseudouridine synthase — MTEDLDLEQDEQELFEHLRIVADKGQAPLRLDKFLMNRVENTSRNRIQNAIDSGSVLVNEKVVKASYKVKPLDLITIVLPDPPRDTEVYPEDIPLDIIYEDDDVLMVNKEAGMVVHPGFNNYSGTLVNALTFHLNQLPTLPGNTGRPGLVHRIDKDTSGLLVIAKSEWAMTYLAKQFFDHSIARKYVALVWGDLKEDGTVRGYIGRNMKDRRIMDMYDDPEKGKWSVTHYKVLKRLGYVTLIECQLETGRTHQIRAHMKSIGHPLFNDESYGGHKILKGTTFTKYKQFVENCFALLPRQALHAKSLGFEHPKSKQFLQFEVPIPEDFRLALEKWENYSTNTQD; from the coding sequence ATGACGGAAGATTTAGATTTAGAACAGGACGAACAAGAGCTTTTCGAGCATTTACGCATCGTGGCTGACAAGGGGCAGGCACCTTTACGCTTAGATAAATTCTTGATGAATCGTGTGGAGAATACGTCGCGTAACCGTATTCAAAATGCAATTGATTCGGGTTCCGTTTTGGTGAATGAGAAGGTTGTCAAAGCGAGTTATAAGGTTAAGCCGTTGGATCTGATCACGATCGTTCTTCCTGATCCGCCAAGAGATACGGAAGTTTATCCGGAGGATATTCCGTTGGATATTATCTATGAAGATGACGATGTGTTAATGGTTAATAAAGAGGCGGGTATGGTCGTTCATCCAGGTTTTAATAATTACTCAGGTACATTGGTCAATGCATTGACATTCCATTTAAATCAGTTACCGACATTGCCGGGAAATACGGGTCGACCCGGGTTGGTCCATCGTATTGATAAAGACACTTCGGGTTTGCTCGTTATAGCAAAAAGTGAATGGGCAATGACCTATTTAGCTAAGCAGTTTTTTGACCATTCTATTGCTCGTAAATACGTGGCTTTAGTATGGGGCGATTTAAAAGAAGACGGCACTGTGAGGGGGTATATCGGCCGAAATATGAAGGACCGTCGTATTATGGATATGTATGATGATCCTGAAAAAGGGAAATGGTCTGTAACGCACTATAAGGTGCTGAAGCGTTTGGGATATGTGACGTTGATTGAATGTCAATTGGAAACCGGTCGTACACATCAAATCCGAGCACACATGAAGTCCATCGGACATCCCTTGTTCAATGATGAATCTTACGGAGGGCATAAGATTTTAAAGGGGACTACTTTTACCAAATACAAACAATTTGTGGAAAATTGTTTCGCACTATTGCCTCGCCAAGCGCTACATGCGAAGAGTTTAGGATTTGAGCATCCTAAATCAAAACAATTTTTACAATTTGAGGTACCAATACCAGAGGATTTCCGTTTAGCATTAGAGAAATGGGAAAATTATAGTACAAACACACAAGACTAG
- a CDS encoding 1-aminocyclopropane-1-carboxylate deaminase/D-cysteine desulfhydrase gives MPIDFPIYSPVQRILHPLFTHHEVEVFIKRDDMIHPFISGNKWRKLKLHIEKIKALSIKTLVTFGGAWSNHLLATAAAGAQFQLATHAFVRGEEINNPVLALCKLFGMQLHFVDRSAYKDKKALFNANFNENNALFIDEGGRSEEGAVGCESIIEELEDTFTDIFVAAGTGTTAAGILKALNTKGLNSTLHCIPVLKGGDFIKQDILDWGIDIDNLTLHTEYHFGGYAKTNPELLQFIKDFVADTGIMIEPTYTGKMMYALFDHIKTGKIQAESKILAIHTGGLTGFLGMYEKFDNLAPVNTLTKTIK, from the coding sequence ATGCCGATAGATTTCCCAATATACAGCCCGGTTCAACGAATCCTCCACCCACTTTTCACGCATCATGAAGTTGAAGTTTTTATAAAAAGGGATGACATGATACATCCCTTCATTTCTGGCAATAAATGGCGAAAACTAAAACTTCACATAGAAAAAATAAAAGCTCTAAGCATCAAGACATTGGTGACTTTCGGTGGTGCCTGGTCCAATCACCTATTAGCAACTGCCGCGGCGGGTGCCCAATTTCAACTTGCAACGCACGCATTCGTTCGCGGTGAAGAAATAAACAATCCTGTCCTTGCTTTATGCAAGCTATTTGGAATGCAACTTCATTTTGTTGATCGCAGTGCATATAAAGACAAAAAAGCGCTCTTCAATGCAAATTTTAATGAAAATAACGCTTTGTTTATCGACGAGGGAGGCCGAAGCGAAGAAGGAGCAGTAGGTTGCGAATCCATCATTGAAGAACTGGAGGATACATTTACAGATATATTTGTTGCAGCCGGCACCGGAACGACGGCAGCGGGCATTCTGAAAGCACTAAATACAAAAGGTTTAAATTCAACACTACATTGCATCCCCGTATTGAAGGGCGGAGATTTCATTAAGCAGGATATATTAGACTGGGGAATAGACATTGACAATTTAACGTTGCATACGGAATACCATTTCGGAGGTTATGCAAAAACGAATCCTGAACTATTGCAGTTCATAAAAGACTTCGTCGCCGATACGGGAATTATGATCGAACCCACTTATACCGGAAAGATGATGTATGCGCTGTTTGACCATATCAAAACCGGAAAAATTCAAGCTGAAAGTAAAATATTAGCAATTCATACCGGCGGACTTACTGGATTTCTAGGAATGTATGAAAAATTCGATAATTTAGCGCCTGTAAACACGCTAACAAAAACAATTAAATAA